Genomic DNA from bacterium:
AGAAGCTCCTCGAGGTCGTCCGCGCGCTCATGGCGGCGCCGCGGATCCTGTTGCTCGACGAGCCGGCGGCCGGGCTCAACGACATCGAGACCGGTGAGCTGGCGCGCCTGCTGGTCGCGGTCCGGGCCGCGGGCGTGACCGTCGTGGTGGTGGAGCACAACATGTCGCTCGTCATGGGAATCGCGGACGAGGTGATCGTCCTGGACCTCGGCCGGGTCATCGCGACGGGATCCCCCGCCGCGGTCCAGGCGAACCCGCGCGTGATCGAAGCCTACCTGGGCCGCGACGAGACACCGGGGCAACGCGACGGATGACGGCGGGCGATCTGCGCCTCATGGTGCACGGGCTGCGGGCGGCGTACGGCGACGTGCAGGTCCTGCGCGGCCTGGACCTCGGGGTGGCGGCCGGCGAGATCGTCGCACTCATCGGCGCAAACGGCGCCGGCAAGTCGACGCTGCTCAAGTGCATTTCCGGCCTCATCGCGCCGGTCTCCGGGACCATCCTGTTGAACGGACGATCGACCGGCGGCCTCCCGGCGGCGCGGATCGCGCAGCTGGGAATCGCGCATGTGCCGGAAGGGCGCCAGATCTTCGGCCGCCTGAGCGTGGCCGACAACCTGATGCTCGGCGCCTACGGCCAGCGCCGCCGGCTCACGCCGGCGGCGCTGGCTGCGCGGACCGCGGACGTCTGCGAAATCTTCCCCGCGCTCCTTCCCCGTCTCGCCACGGAGGCGTCCCTGCTCTCCGGAGGCCAGCAGCAGATGCTCGCGATCGCCCGGGGCCTCATGGCCGGGCCCGCCGTCCTGATGATCGACGAGCCGTCGCTGGGGCTCGCGCCGGTGCTGGTGACGGAGATCTTCGCGGTGCTGCGGCGGCTCCGCGACGCCGGCGCCGCCGTGCTGATCGTCGAGCAGAACGCGCGGCTCGCCCTCGCGGTCGCCGACCGGGGCTACGTGCTCGAGACCGGGCGGGTGGTGCTGGCGGGCACCGGCCGGGAGCTTGCGCGCATGCCCGAGGTCGTCCACCGGTACCTGGGCGTGGGCGCGGCCATCGATCCGGGCAGCGGGGACGCAGCCGCGCTGGCCGCGCGGCTGCGGGCGGTGCTGGCTTAGTCCCCGCGGCCGACGAGGAGCCCGCCCCACCCGAGTCAGAAAAGACCGGTATGAGCAGACTGCGCCTCTCCCTGGCGATCAGCGACTACGACCACGTCCGCGATCTCACGAACGGAGTGGTGACGGCCGAGGGCATCGACCTCGTGCCCCTCAACCTCGTCGTGGAGGAGATCCATTTTCGCTTCACGGCCTTCCGCGAGTGGGATGTCTCCGAGATGTCGCTCGGCAAGTACATCGCCCTGGTCTCCCGCGGCGACGCGCCGATGGTCGCGATCCCCGTGTTTCCGAACCGCGCCTTCCGCCACTCCTCGCTCTACGTCCGGCGCGACGCGGATCTGACCGATCCCGCGCAGCTCGCCGGGAGGCGCGTCGGGATCCCGGAATGGGCCCAGACCGCCGGGATCTACGCCCGCGGGTTTCTCGTGCACCAGTACGGCGTGCCGCTGTCGTCGATCGAGTGGTGGCAGGCCGGCGTCAACGAGCCGGGGCGCCTCGAGAAGGTCGAGCTGCGGCTGCCCGGCGACCTCCGGCTGCACCGGGCGGCCGACCGGACGCTGAGCGACATGCTGATGGCCGGCGACCTCGACGCGGTGATGAGCGCGCACCCGCCGGCGCCGTACGAACAGGGGGCGCCGGACGTCGTGCGCCTGGTGGCCGATGCGCCCGCGGTGGAAGAAGCGTACTGGCGGAGCACCGGCATCTTTCCGATCATGCACGTCATCGCGATCAAGCGGGAGGTGTACGCCG
This window encodes:
- a CDS encoding ABC transporter ATP-binding protein → MTAGDLRLMVHGLRAAYGDVQVLRGLDLGVAAGEIVALIGANGAGKSTLLKCISGLIAPVSGTILLNGRSTGGLPAARIAQLGIAHVPEGRQIFGRLSVADNLMLGAYGQRRRLTPAALAARTADVCEIFPALLPRLATEASLLSGGQQQMLAIARGLMAGPAVLMIDEPSLGLAPVLVTEIFAVLRRLRDAGAAVLIVEQNARLALAVADRGYVLETGRVVLAGTGRELARMPEVVHRYLGVGAAIDPGSGDAAALAARLRAVLA
- a CDS encoding 4,5-dihydroxyphthalate decarboxylase; this encodes MSRLRLSLAISDYDHVRDLTNGVVTAEGIDLVPLNLVVEEIHFRFTAFREWDVSEMSLGKYIALVSRGDAPMVAIPVFPNRAFRHSSLYVRRDADLTDPAQLAGRRVGIPEWAQTAGIYARGFLVHQYGVPLSSIEWWQAGVNEPGRLEKVELRLPGDLRLHRAADRTLSDMLMAGDLDAVMSAHPPAPYEQGAPDVVRLVADAPAVEEAYWRSTGIFPIMHVIAIKREVYAASPWVAMNLYRAFDEARRRSVRRAFDVMASRFPVPWMADYAARWRDLFGGEYFAYGLEPNRVTLAAFCRYAYEQGVCHREVTPDELFVPEALRAFRI